One part of the Oceanihabitans sp. IOP_32 genome encodes these proteins:
- a CDS encoding lipopolysaccharide biosynthesis protein, whose protein sequence is MGIVAKQSFKNILSTYLGFLIGAVNTLFLYTKFLSDEYYGMVGYMLSLAYVIMPLMAFGVHNTLVKFYASFKSAQMLNSFLTLMLFLPLVIILPLVLITHFSYEMIGEFLSRENPIIKNYLWHTVFIAIALAYFEVFFAWTKVHLQTVFGNFMKEVFHRVGTMMLLCCLFFEVIDVEQFMVGLVVVYILRMLVMKFYAFSIRFPVMVFKKLTNLNAILKYSSLIIVAGSIATMLLDIDKVMLGYYVPIEQIAYYNVAIFIAAVIAVPQRSMHQILLPLSAKYLNEKDFSALKDLYKRSSLNLFVVSGFIFLLIVLNVNQLYNIIPEEFNGGLFVVFLISLAKLFDAVLGSNNAILFNSDYYRMVLFFGVVLVVVMVLLNMAFIPYYGINGAALATFLAIVFYNIIKLYFVYKKFKMLPFSTNTLKIGASIFVAVLLFYFWDFSFHPIINILLKSALITILYAFVVYFFRFSENIISLIDSVIKRK, encoded by the coding sequence ATGGGCATTGTAGCAAAACAATCATTTAAAAACATACTATCAACCTATTTGGGGTTTTTAATTGGCGCTGTAAACACCTTGTTTTTATACACCAAATTTTTAAGCGACGAATATTACGGTATGGTAGGGTATATGCTGTCTTTAGCTTATGTTATCATGCCATTAATGGCGTTTGGGGTGCATAATACTTTAGTTAAATTTTATGCATCTTTTAAGTCTGCACAGATGTTAAATAGTTTCTTAACATTGATGTTGTTTTTACCTTTGGTCATTATCTTGCCACTAGTTCTTATTACTCATTTTAGTTATGAAATGATAGGAGAATTTTTATCACGAGAAAACCCAATTATTAAAAATTATTTATGGCATACTGTGTTTATCGCCATAGCCTTAGCGTATTTTGAAGTGTTTTTTGCTTGGACAAAAGTGCATTTGCAAACCGTTTTTGGTAATTTCATGAAGGAAGTATTTCATCGTGTAGGAACTATGATGTTGTTGTGCTGTCTTTTTTTTGAAGTTATAGATGTCGAGCAGTTTATGGTGGGGTTAGTTGTGGTTTATATTTTAAGAATGCTAGTAATGAAATTTTACGCATTTAGCATAAGATTCCCAGTGATGGTGTTTAAAAAGCTTACGAATTTAAATGCCATTTTAAAATATTCGTCCTTGATTATTGTTGCGGGCTCTATCGCTACAATGTTGTTAGATATTGATAAAGTGATGTTGGGTTATTATGTGCCAATTGAACAAATAGCTTACTACAACGTTGCTATTTTTATTGCGGCCGTTATTGCTGTTCCACAGCGATCAATGCATCAAATATTACTGCCCTTATCTGCTAAGTACTTAAACGAAAAAGATTTTAGTGCTTTAAAAGATTTGTATAAGCGAAGCTCGTTAAACCTTTTTGTTGTGAGTGGTTTTATTTTTTTGTTGATTGTACTTAATGTTAATCAGCTTTATAACATTATTCCAGAAGAGTTTAACGGTGGTCTTTTTGTGGTGTTTTTAATTAGTTTGGCTAAATTGTTTGACGCTGTTTTAGGCAGTAATAATGCTATTCTGTTTAATAGTGATTATTACAGAATGGTATTGTTTTTTGGAGTTGTTTTAGTAGTTGTTATGGTGTTATTAAACATGGCTTTTATTCCGTATTACGGTATTAATGGTGCTGCATTGGCGACATTTTTGGCTATTGTATTCTATAATATTATTAAGTTGTACTTTGTTTATAAAAAATTCAAAATGCTGCCGTTTAGTACAAATACCTTAAAAATAGGAGCGAGTATTTTTGTTGCCGTTTTACTATTTTATTTTTGGGATTTTTCTTTTCATCCCATTATAAATATCCTTTTAAAATCTGCGCTTATTACAATTTTATATGCATTTGTAGTGTACTTCTTTAGGTTTTCAGAGAATATAATATCGCTTATTGATAGTGTTATAAAGCGTAAATAA
- a CDS encoding glycosyltransferase has protein sequence MAKKKVLIISYYWPPAGGPGVQRWLKFVKYLPEFNIEPIVYVPEQPNYPLIDESLVDEVSKDLETIRQPIKEPYRLAGLFSKKTSKTISKGIISENNKQSVIEKALLYIRGNFFIPDARKNWVKPSVSYLSKYILEQGVNTVITTGPPHSLHLIGLQLKEKTGVKWLADFRDPWTTIGYHKHLKLTQKAKQKHKALEKAVLNTADQIIVTSTVTKKEFEAITTKPIAVITNGYDTEFVGEVVLDSKFSIAHIGSLLSKRNPEILWRVLSDLVKTNKTFATHFQLNFVGTISENVLNSIANHGLSKYVNNVGYVSHSESIVFQKKSQILLLIEIDSEETKGIIPGKLFEYMVSNRPILALGPKGSDVEKIITETNTGNYLYYDDYQALQTIILKHYKAFLNNTLESHPIGLKKYSRKSLTASLSKLL, from the coding sequence ATGGCAAAAAAAAAAGTCCTTATAATAAGTTATTACTGGCCTCCAGCTGGGGGGCCAGGAGTGCAACGCTGGTTGAAATTTGTTAAATATTTACCAGAATTTAATATCGAGCCTATTGTTTATGTTCCAGAACAACCTAATTATCCTTTAATTGATGAGAGTTTAGTTGATGAAGTTTCTAAGGATTTAGAAACGATAAGACAACCTATAAAAGAGCCCTATCGATTAGCAGGTTTGTTTTCTAAAAAAACTTCTAAAACCATTAGTAAAGGAATTATTTCAGAAAACAACAAGCAGAGTGTGATTGAAAAAGCACTATTGTATATTCGTGGTAATTTTTTTATTCCAGATGCTAGAAAAAATTGGGTGAAACCTTCGGTGTCTTATCTTTCAAAATATATCTTAGAGCAAGGTGTTAATACGGTTATTACCACTGGCCCTCCGCATAGTCTGCACCTTATAGGTTTGCAGCTCAAAGAAAAAACAGGAGTGAAGTGGTTGGCAGACTTTCGAGATCCTTGGACTACCATAGGTTACCACAAACATTTAAAACTAACTCAAAAAGCTAAACAAAAGCATAAAGCCCTTGAAAAAGCAGTTTTAAACACAGCCGACCAGATTATTGTAACGAGTACTGTCACTAAAAAAGAGTTTGAAGCCATTACAACAAAACCTATTGCAGTTATTACAAATGGATACGATACCGAGTTTGTTGGCGAAGTGGTGTTAGATTCCAAGTTTTCTATAGCACATATTGGGTCTTTATTGTCTAAAAGAAATCCAGAAATTTTATGGCGAGTTTTAAGTGATTTAGTTAAAACTAACAAAACGTTCGCTACCCATTTTCAACTTAATTTTGTTGGTACTATAAGTGAAAATGTATTAAATTCTATTGCAAATCACGGTTTAAGTAAGTATGTAAATAATGTGGGTTATGTGTCGCATAGTGAGTCTATTGTGTTTCAGAAGAAGTCACAAATATTATTATTAATAGAAATCGATTCAGAAGAAACTAAAGGTATTATTCCAGGTAAATTATTTGAGTATATGGTTTCAAATAGGCCTATTTTAGCCTTGGGACCAAAAGGATCTGATGTCGAAAAAATTATTACAGAAACCAATACGGGTAATTATTTATATTACGACGATTATCAAGCTTTACAAACGATTATATTAAAACACTATAAAGCTTTTTTAAATAACACCTTAGAAAGTCATCCAATTGGCTTAAAAAAATATAGTAGAAAATCTTTAACCGCATCGTTATCTAAACTATTGTAA
- a CDS encoding YfhO family protein encodes MFLLFKSSFDFAGINDGFYRQNYGQAFVDALKTDRKAIFTQDTLRSLLFVVLSAGIILAFVKNKLNKNALILAFAVLILFDLVGVNRRYVNNDNFVSALQVSQPFQKNQADVEILKDSTHFRVYDLVSGRSKPSYYHNSLNGYNAAELKRYRELFNFYIAQNNINVLNMLNTKYIVIQDDAGNPIPYTNEEANGNAWFVSTVEQVDTANEEMKRLGDLDNKNKAIYIKSKQPLPFEEPKATYTVDSLASIRLVEHQPNYLKYETDNAHDGFVVFSEIYYGNGWKTFINEKPTNHIRVNYTLRGMAVPAGKHIIEFRFDPDVVKTGSRIALASSIIFGVLLLGALFYEFKKK; translated from the coding sequence TTGTTTTTACTGTTTAAATCTTCTTTCGATTTTGCTGGTATTAACGATGGTTTTTATAGGCAGAATTACGGTCAAGCCTTTGTTGATGCTCTAAAAACCGACAGGAAAGCCATTTTTACTCAAGACACTCTAAGGTCGTTACTATTTGTAGTGCTTTCAGCAGGTATTATTTTAGCTTTTGTGAAAAATAAATTGAATAAAAATGCTCTAATACTCGCTTTTGCGGTACTCATTCTTTTTGATTTAGTTGGGGTAAACAGGCGCTATGTAAATAACGATAATTTTGTTTCTGCTTTGCAGGTAAGTCAGCCTTTTCAAAAAAATCAGGCTGATGTCGAAATTTTAAAAGACAGTACACATTTTAGGGTTTATGATTTGGTTTCGGGGCGATCAAAACCATCGTATTATCACAATTCGTTAAACGGCTATAATGCTGCAGAGTTAAAACGCTACCGAGAGTTATTCAATTTTTATATCGCTCAAAATAATATTAATGTGCTTAATATGTTAAATACTAAGTATATTGTTATTCAAGATGATGCGGGGAATCCTATACCATATACCAACGAAGAAGCTAATGGTAACGCTTGGTTTGTTAGCACAGTTGAGCAAGTCGATACTGCAAATGAAGAAATGAAACGTTTGGGTGATTTAGATAATAAAAACAAAGCAATTTATATAAAATCGAAACAACCATTACCATTTGAAGAACCAAAAGCTACTTATACGGTCGATTCTTTAGCGTCTATTAGATTGGTTGAACATCAGCCAAATTATTTAAAATACGAAACGGATAATGCACATGATGGCTTTGTCGTTTTTTCTGAAATTTATTATGGTAATGGCTGGAAAACCTTTATTAATGAAAAGCCTACTAATCATATACGCGTAAATTATACCCTACGAGGTATGGCGGTTCCTGCGGGCAAGCATATTATAGAATTTAGGTTCGACCCCGATGTTGTAAAAACGGGAAGCCGAATTGCACTGGCGAGTTCAATAATTTTTGGAGTATTGCTTTTAGGAGCTTTGTTTTATGAGTTTAAAAAGAAATAG
- a CDS encoding DUF4834 family protein encodes MGLLRTILIIVLVYYGIKLLLRIFAPFLVKYAVKKAEKRFGGQFGQFQDEKEQGKAKTEGEVTIVKMPETKSSNKKVGDYVDYEEID; translated from the coding sequence ATGGGTTTATTGCGAACCATACTTATCATTGTTTTAGTGTATTATGGTATTAAATTACTTCTAAGAATTTTTGCGCCTTTCTTAGTGAAATATGCTGTAAAAAAAGCTGAGAAACGTTTTGGTGGTCAATTTGGTCAGTTTCAAGACGAAAAAGAACAAGGGAAAGCTAAAACAGAAGGAGAAGTAACTATTGTTAAAATGCCAGAAACCAAATCTTCAAATAAAAAAGTTGGCGATTATGTGGATTATGAAGAAATTGATTAG
- a CDS encoding transporter, with protein MNPIKFVLILLFISLTSKAYSQYTDVINSNRPGASRSAYSVGTNVLQFEAGPYFVQEKRTPATAYKISGFGVDFATRYGLIWEELELNFEGTYQNDTKTFTGVSGIEESRSNFKFLTIGAKYLVFDPCKNKEEDKPNLYSWKANNRFKWSSLIPAVSVYLGVNYDTKQNPYTAPLIEGFSPKLMIATQNNFAGGWVMVINLIKDRIGTDQSDFEYIFTLTHSISPKWVIFGEAQGIKSDFYADNLFRFGGAYLAGKNLQLDTAVTFNTKDTPSVLNLNLGVSYRLDFHKDKTDTNENSEQILSRKQSRKNKKNKEKEPLHIKQKRKDTDFNNFN; from the coding sequence ATGAACCCAATCAAATTTGTTTTAATTCTCTTATTCATTTCACTAACCTCAAAAGCCTACAGCCAATATACCGACGTTATTAATTCTAACCGTCCTGGCGCCTCACGAAGCGCTTATTCGGTGGGTACCAATGTGCTGCAGTTTGAGGCGGGGCCGTATTTTGTACAAGAAAAAAGAACACCAGCTACGGCTTATAAAATCTCTGGCTTTGGAGTGGATTTTGCCACTAGATATGGCTTAATTTGGGAAGAATTAGAACTTAATTTTGAAGGAACCTACCAAAATGACACAAAAACATTCACAGGAGTTTCGGGTATTGAAGAATCGCGGTCAAATTTTAAATTCCTCACTATTGGTGCTAAATATTTAGTTTTCGATCCGTGTAAAAACAAAGAAGAAGACAAGCCAAACCTATACAGTTGGAAAGCGAACAATCGCTTTAAATGGAGTTCTCTAATTCCTGCTGTATCAGTGTATTTAGGTGTTAATTACGACACCAAACAAAACCCTTACACCGCACCTTTAATTGAGGGATTTAGCCCAAAATTAATGATCGCTACGCAAAACAATTTCGCTGGAGGTTGGGTTATGGTAATCAACTTAATCAAGGATAGAATTGGAACCGATCAATCTGATTTTGAGTACATATTCACTTTAACCCACTCTATTAGTCCGAAATGGGTTATTTTTGGTGAAGCTCAGGGTATTAAAAGTGATTTCTATGCCGATAATCTTTTTAGGTTTGGCGGTGCCTACTTAGCGGGAAAAAATCTTCAACTAGACACAGCTGTAACATTTAATACGAAGGACACCCCTTCAGTTCTTAACTTAAACCTTGGTGTATCCTACCGTTTAGACTTCCACAAAGACAAGACGGATACAAACGAAAATTCAGAGCAAATATTATCGCGAAAACAGTCGAGAAAGAACAAGAAAAACAAAGAGAAAGAACCGTTGCATATCAAACAAAAAAGAAAAGATACTGATTTTAATAATTTTAACTAG
- a CDS encoding GTP cyclohydrolase: MIEIREVTTKKDLKAFVKFPFKLYKDCKYWVPPIISQEIKTFNKNENPILKDAEATLFLAYKNNEVVGRVAAIINWLEVKENKQKKMRFGWFDVIDDIEVSKALLDKVIEIGKKNKLEFTEGPIGFSNLDKVGVLTYGYDKIGSMITWYNFPYYVTHFEALGYTVEKEYRETKHAFSDVKKESFERIQEIIKKRYDLKPLNFTKTKEVMHYADKMFDLFNQSYATLSSFVAITDIQKEYFKNKFLGFINPEYIKFVVDKNDELVAFAIVMPSFAEALQKANGKLFPFGFKHILHAKKHSKTALFYLIGVHPNYQNKGVHGIIFKEFYETFTKKGIVDCIRTPELVENTAIEKIWKNFNPVIYKKRCTFKKAISYQMNSTTFEN, from the coding sequence ATGATTGAAATTAGAGAAGTAACTACTAAAAAAGATTTAAAAGCTTTTGTGAAATTTCCTTTTAAACTTTACAAGGATTGCAAATATTGGGTGCCACCAATAATTAGCCAAGAAATTAAAACTTTTAATAAAAACGAAAATCCTATTCTTAAGGATGCCGAAGCGACCTTATTTCTAGCTTATAAAAACAATGAAGTTGTTGGTCGTGTAGCGGCGATAATTAATTGGCTAGAAGTAAAAGAGAATAAACAAAAAAAAATGCGCTTTGGATGGTTTGATGTAATTGATGACATTGAAGTGTCTAAAGCCTTGCTAGATAAAGTTATAGAGATTGGAAAAAAGAACAAGCTAGAATTTACTGAAGGTCCTATTGGTTTTTCAAATTTAGATAAAGTAGGTGTTTTAACATACGGCTACGACAAAATTGGCTCTATGATTACGTGGTATAATTTCCCGTATTACGTAACGCATTTTGAAGCCTTAGGTTATACTGTTGAAAAAGAATACAGAGAGACCAAACACGCATTTTCCGATGTTAAAAAAGAGAGCTTTGAGCGAATTCAAGAGATTATTAAAAAACGATATGATTTAAAACCTCTAAATTTTACAAAAACAAAAGAGGTTATGCACTATGCCGATAAAATGTTCGATTTGTTTAATCAAAGTTATGCAACCCTGTCCTCTTTTGTGGCCATAACCGATATTCAAAAAGAATATTTCAAAAACAAATTTTTAGGTTTTATCAATCCAGAATACATAAAATTTGTGGTAGACAAAAATGACGAATTAGTAGCGTTTGCCATAGTGATGCCCTCATTTGCTGAAGCTTTACAAAAAGCAAATGGCAAATTGTTCCCTTTTGGCTTTAAACACATATTACATGCTAAAAAACACAGCAAAACAGCATTATTTTATTTAATAGGTGTGCACCCAAACTATCAAAACAAAGGTGTGCATGGGATTATATTCAAAGAATTTTACGAGACATTCACAAAAAAAGGTATTGTAGATTGTATAAGAACACCAGAGCTAGTTGAAAATACAGCTATTGAAAAAATATGGAAAAATTTTAATCCCGTTATCTATAAAAAACGATGTACTTTCAAGAAGGCCATCTCATACCAAATGAACAGTACGACATTTGAAAATTAA
- a CDS encoding aminotransferase class I/II-fold pyridoxal phosphate-dependent enzyme produces the protein MKDLFEKIYRDKGPLGKWASQAEGYFVFPKLEGEISNRMKFQGKDVITWSINDYLGLANHPEVRKVDAQAAADYGSAYPMGARMMSGHTDLHEKLQNELAAFVNKEAAYLLNFGYQGMVSTIDALVSKDDIIVYDVDSHACIIDGVRLHMGKRFTYKHNDIESLEKNLERAEKMAEQTGGGILVISEGVFGMRGEQGRLKEIVELKKKFNFRFFVDDAHGFGTLGATGAGAGEEQGVQDGIDVYFATFAKSMASTGAFIAADQEIIDYLKYNLRSQMFAKSLQMQLVVGALKRLDMLRTMPELKQNLWTIVEALQSGLKARGFDIGTTQSCVTPVYLKGSIPEAMALVRDLRENYGIFCSIVVYPVIPKGLILLRMIPTATHTLKDVEITLDAFDSIRERLQNGTYKRLSAAVMAAMGE, from the coding sequence ATGAAAGATTTATTCGAAAAGATTTACAGAGATAAAGGGCCACTAGGTAAATGGGCGTCTCAAGCAGAAGGCTATTTTGTATTTCCAAAATTAGAAGGAGAAATTTCTAACCGTATGAAGTTTCAAGGAAAAGACGTAATTACATGGAGTATAAACGATTACTTAGGCTTAGCTAATCATCCAGAGGTTCGTAAAGTAGATGCTCAGGCAGCTGCAGATTACGGTTCAGCTTATCCAATGGGAGCAAGAATGATGTCTGGACATACAGATTTGCATGAGAAATTGCAAAACGAGTTGGCGGCTTTTGTGAATAAAGAAGCGGCCTACCTTTTAAATTTTGGTTATCAAGGCATGGTGTCTACTATTGATGCTCTTGTATCTAAAGATGATATTATTGTTTACGATGTCGATTCGCACGCTTGTATAATTGATGGTGTACGTTTACATATGGGTAAGCGTTTTACTTACAAGCACAATGATATTGAAAGTTTAGAGAAAAATTTAGAGCGTGCCGAAAAAATGGCCGAGCAAACTGGAGGTGGTATTTTAGTGATATCTGAAGGCGTGTTTGGAATGCGAGGCGAGCAGGGGCGTTTAAAAGAAATAGTCGAGCTTAAAAAGAAATTTAATTTTAGATTTTTTGTAGATGATGCTCATGGTTTTGGTACCTTAGGGGCAACTGGAGCAGGCGCTGGAGAAGAACAAGGTGTTCAAGACGGTATTGATGTGTATTTTGCAACCTTTGCAAAATCTATGGCTAGTACAGGTGCTTTTATTGCTGCAGATCAAGAAATAATTGATTATTTAAAATATAATTTACGTTCTCAAATGTTTGCTAAATCGTTGCAAATGCAACTCGTAGTCGGAGCATTAAAACGACTAGATATGCTGAGAACTATGCCAGAGCTCAAACAAAACCTTTGGACCATTGTTGAGGCCTTACAATCTGGATTAAAAGCACGTGGTTTCGATATTGGTACGACTCAAAGTTGTGTTACTCCTGTGTATTTAAAAGGTAGTATACCCGAAGCTATGGCCTTAGTAAGAGATTTGCGTGAAAATTACGGAATTTTCTGTTCTATAGTGGTTTATCCTGTGATACCTAAAGGGTTAATATTATTACGAATGATTCCAACAGCCACGCATACCTTAAAAGATGTTGAAATAACATTAGATGCTTTTGATTCTATTAGAGAACGTTTACAAAACGGAACTTATAAGCGTTTGTCTGCAGCAGTAATGGCAGCAATGGGAGAGTAG
- a CDS encoding PLP-dependent cysteine synthase family protein produces MIKNNQVFDNVLDLIGNTPLIRLNRITSKLKGRFFAKVEAFNPGHSSKDRVALHIIEAAERKGILKPGDTIIETTSGNTGFSLAMISIIKGYNCILAVSSKSSSDKIDILKTMGATVYVCPANVKADDPRSYYEVAKRLHKAHKGSVYINQYFNDLNIDAHYKTTGPEIWKQTEGKITHLVACSGTGGTISGTSKYLKEQNPNIKVVGVDAYGSVLKTYHETGVFDENEIYPYRIEGLGKNLIPKATDFSVIDKFVKVTDEESAHSARLIAKTEGLFVGYTSGAAMQAVFQLEALGEFDANDVVVVIFPDHGSRYMSKVYSDKWMQEQGFLSSENYETEKTTQYPH; encoded by the coding sequence ATGATAAAAAACAATCAGGTTTTTGATAATGTATTAGATTTAATAGGGAATACACCACTCATTAGACTTAATAGAATTACATCAAAATTAAAAGGACGTTTTTTTGCTAAAGTAGAGGCTTTTAACCCAGGACATTCCTCAAAAGATAGAGTAGCATTACATATTATTGAAGCGGCAGAAAGAAAAGGTATTCTCAAACCTGGTGATACCATTATAGAAACCACTTCTGGTAACACGGGATTTAGCCTGGCTATGATAAGTATTATTAAAGGGTATAACTGTATTTTAGCAGTGAGCTCCAAATCGTCTAGCGATAAAATAGATATTCTTAAAACTATGGGGGCAACGGTTTACGTTTGTCCAGCAAATGTTAAGGCAGACGACCCGAGGTCGTATTACGAAGTGGCAAAACGATTGCATAAAGCACATAAAGGTTCTGTTTACATCAATCAGTATTTTAATGATTTGAATATTGATGCACATTATAAAACAACAGGCCCTGAAATTTGGAAACAAACCGAAGGAAAAATCACTCATTTAGTTGCATGTAGTGGTACAGGAGGGACGATTTCAGGAACATCGAAATATTTAAAAGAACAAAATCCAAATATTAAAGTCGTTGGTGTTGATGCCTATGGCTCGGTTTTAAAAACCTATCACGAGACGGGAGTATTTGATGAAAATGAAATTTATCCCTACCGAATTGAAGGGCTGGGTAAAAATTTAATTCCAAAAGCAACAGATTTTAGTGTTATTGATAAGTTTGTTAAGGTAACCGATGAGGAAAGCGCGCACAGTGCCAGACTAATAGCTAAAACCGAAGGGTTGTTTGTTGGTTATACTTCAGGAGCCGCCATGCAAGCTGTTTTCCAGTTAGAAGCTCTGGGGGAATTTGATGCAAATGATGTAGTCGTGGTTATATTTCCAGATCATGGTTCGCGCTATATGAGTAAAGTGTATAGTGATAAGTGGATGCAGGAGCAGGGATTTTTGAGTAGTGAGAATTACGAAACTGAAAAAACCACTCAATATCCGCATTAA